The following proteins are co-located in the Candidatus Cloacimonadota bacterium genome:
- the groL gene encoding chaperonin GroEL (60 kDa chaperone family; promotes refolding of misfolded polypeptides especially under stressful conditions; forms two stacked rings of heptamers to form a barrel-shaped 14mer; ends can be capped by GroES; misfolded proteins enter the barrel where they are refolded when GroES binds) — MAKQLLYSHDARTSLKKGVDQLADAVKVTLGPRGRNVVLDRKFGSPTITNDGVTIAKEIELEDEFENMGAQLCKEVAEKTHDVAGDGTTTATLLAQSIIEEGLKHVTAGVNPMYLKRGLEKATKVVVDKIHEFSTEIKSNEEIAQIASISANNDPEIGRLIAEAMASVGKEGIINIEEAKSIDTDLEKVEGMQFDRGYLSPYFVTNADKMIAELEDPFILIHDKKISVLKDLLPILQEISGSGHPLLVIAEDIEGEALATLVVNKLRGVLNVVAVKAPGFGDRRKAMLEDIAVLTGATVISEEMGRRLDSATMADLGRAKKVIVDKENTTMREGAGSDEAVAARVKQIKAQIEETTSDYDKEKLQERLAKLSSGVAVIRIGAATETEMKEKKARVDDALHATRAAVEEGIVPGGGVTLIQAAKALKGMKDLSGHEEKMAVEILMKALEKPAYQIATNAGEEGAVVVEKLKGYREVHMGFNADNGKFEDLLKAGIIDPAKVVRSAVQHAVSISALLLTTECVITDIPEPEAPAPMPNPGMGGMY; from the coding sequence AACGTGGTATTGGATAGAAAATTTGGTTCGCCCACAATCACCAATGACGGTGTTACCATCGCCAAAGAGATTGAATTGGAAGACGAATTTGAGAATATGGGCGCCCAGCTCTGCAAAGAAGTGGCTGAAAAAACCCACGACGTTGCTGGAGACGGCACCACCACTGCCACCCTGCTTGCCCAATCCATCATTGAAGAAGGCTTGAAACATGTGACCGCCGGCGTGAACCCGATGTATCTGAAGCGCGGTTTGGAAAAAGCCACCAAGGTGGTTGTGGACAAAATCCACGAATTTTCCACCGAAATCAAAAGCAATGAAGAAATCGCCCAGATCGCGTCGATTTCCGCAAATAACGACCCCGAAATTGGCAGGCTCATCGCCGAAGCCATGGCATCCGTGGGCAAAGAAGGCATCATCAACATCGAAGAAGCCAAGTCCATCGATACCGATTTGGAAAAAGTGGAAGGAATGCAGTTTGACCGCGGCTATCTTTCCCCCTATTTCGTGACCAATGCCGACAAAATGATTGCCGAATTGGAAGACCCCTTCATCCTGATTCACGACAAAAAAATCAGCGTGCTGAAAGACCTTCTGCCCATCCTGCAGGAAATCTCCGGTTCCGGACATCCGCTGTTGGTAATCGCGGAAGACATTGAAGGCGAAGCGCTGGCAACCTTGGTTGTGAACAAGCTTCGCGGCGTTTTGAACGTTGTGGCGGTGAAGGCCCCCGGTTTTGGCGACCGTCGCAAAGCCATGTTGGAAGACATCGCCGTCCTCACCGGTGCCACCGTGATTTCTGAAGAAATGGGACGCCGTTTGGACAGCGCCACCATGGCCGATCTTGGCCGTGCCAAAAAGGTGATTGTGGACAAGGAAAACACCACCATGCGCGAAGGCGCTGGCAGCGATGAAGCTGTGGCAGCCCGCGTGAAACAGATTAAAGCCCAAATCGAGGAAACCACCTCCGATTATGACAAGGAAAAGCTGCAGGAACGCCTGGCAAAGCTTTCCAGTGGTGTGGCTGTAATCCGCATCGGTGCCGCGACCGAAACCGAAATGAAGGAAAAGAAAGCCCGCGTTGACGACGCTCTGCACGCCACCCGCGCTGCAGTTGAAGAAGGAATCGTCCCCGGCGGCGGAGTCACCCTCATCCAAGCTGCCAAAGCCCTCAAAGGCATGAAAGACCTCAGCGGCCACGAAGAAAAAATGGCTGTGGAAATCCTGATGAAAGCTTTGGAAAAACCCGCTTACCAGATCGCTACCAACGCCGGTGAAGAAGGTGCCGTGGTGGTTGAAAAGCTCAAAGGCTACAGAGAAGTTCACATGGGCTTCAACGCCGACAATGGCAAGTTTGAAGACCTCTTGAAAGCCGGCATCATCGACCCTGCCAAAGTGGTTCGCTCTGCCGTGCAACACGCAGTTTCGATTTCGGCTCTGCTGCTCACCACCGAATGTGTGATCACAGACATTCCCGAACCCGAAGCACCTGCTCCTATGCCCAACCCCGGCATGGGCGGAATGTATTAA
- the clpB gene encoding ATP-dependent chaperone ClpB, whose product MNAQKFTIKSQETLQKMQALAQEYGNQEIRDLHLLLALLAQEGGLVVPTLQKLEVSVPALESQIEDALKKLPRVSGAQGYISQEVLDILNQAEAEAGRLQDDYISLEHLLLALVGKGGEAANLLKAAGADEKNLLEALKELRGNQRVTDQDPEAKFQALEKYARNLTRLARQEKLDPVIGRDDEIRRSIQILSRRRKNNPIFIGEPGVGKTAIVEGLARRVVAQDVPENLKNKEILELDMAALLAGAKFRGEFEERLKAVLSEVEKSDGQIILFIDEIHTVVGAGAAEGSVDASNMLKPALARGTLHCIGATTIDEYRKHIEKDPALERRFQPVMVEEPSVEDTISILRGIREKYEVHHGVQITDNALVAAAVMSNRYIADRFLPDKAIDLIDEACAMLRMEIDSKPTELDEIDRSLRQLEIERLSLAKETDSMSLQRLEKIKEEIARLGEESKALTLRWENEKGVFEHAKELRSELDSLRSQADKAEREGDLETTSRLRWGTIKAKEAELAELLKKQEENPREEALVKEKVDEEMVAEVVSKWTNIPVSKLVQSEMAKLLGLEEILAQRVIGQKEGITALSNAIRRSRSGLSDTNRPIGSFIFLGPTGVGKTELAKTLAAYLFDTEKAMLRLDMSEFMEKHSVSRLIGAPPGYIGHDEGGYLTEGVRRRPYSVILFDEIEKAHPDVFNILLQILDDGRLTDGKGRTVDFRHSVIIMTSNIGSQEIFEAQDLESVRPLLMNTLKQYFRPEFLNRLDDIIIFHRLSRENIRQIVEIQLGHLAERVLERGITLQWTPALVDYITEAGFDPQYGARPLKRLIQKDLENAMAKAVLGGFTQDSMKLDYKNGEVIIY is encoded by the coding sequence ATGAACGCTCAAAAATTTACCATAAAGAGCCAGGAAACCCTGCAGAAGATGCAGGCTCTGGCACAGGAATACGGGAATCAGGAAATCCGGGACCTGCACCTGCTTTTGGCATTGCTTGCCCAGGAAGGCGGCTTGGTGGTTCCCACCCTGCAAAAGCTGGAAGTGTCCGTCCCCGCTCTGGAAAGTCAGATTGAGGACGCCCTCAAAAAACTTCCCCGGGTCAGCGGCGCGCAAGGCTATATCTCCCAGGAGGTTCTGGATATTCTGAACCAGGCGGAAGCCGAGGCAGGCAGGCTGCAGGATGATTATATCAGCTTGGAACACCTGCTTTTAGCGCTGGTTGGCAAAGGTGGTGAAGCCGCGAATTTGCTCAAAGCCGCCGGAGCGGATGAGAAAAACCTCTTGGAAGCCCTCAAGGAATTGCGTGGCAATCAAAGAGTTACAGACCAAGACCCCGAAGCCAAATTTCAGGCTTTGGAAAAATATGCCCGCAACCTCACCCGCTTGGCGCGACAGGAAAAACTGGACCCTGTGATTGGGCGCGATGACGAGATTCGCCGTAGCATCCAGATTCTTTCCCGCCGCCGTAAAAACAACCCCATTTTCATCGGTGAACCCGGTGTTGGAAAAACCGCCATCGTGGAAGGTTTGGCACGGCGCGTGGTGGCTCAGGACGTCCCTGAAAACTTGAAAAACAAGGAAATTCTGGAGTTGGACATGGCAGCGCTTTTAGCTGGGGCAAAATTCCGCGGAGAATTCGAGGAACGCCTCAAAGCCGTGCTTTCCGAGGTGGAAAAATCCGATGGTCAGATAATTCTGTTCATCGATGAGATTCATACCGTTGTGGGCGCTGGCGCCGCCGAAGGCTCTGTGGACGCCTCCAATATGCTGAAACCCGCTCTGGCACGCGGAACCCTGCATTGCATCGGAGCCACCACCATCGACGAATACCGCAAACACATCGAAAAAGACCCCGCCCTCGAACGCCGCTTCCAGCCTGTGATGGTGGAAGAACCCAGCGTTGAGGACACCATTTCCATCCTGCGCGGCATCCGCGAAAAATATGAGGTTCACCACGGTGTGCAGATTACGGACAACGCCCTGGTGGCAGCGGCTGTGATGAGCAACCGCTATATTGCCGACCGCTTTTTGCCAGACAAGGCCATCGATCTCATCGACGAAGCCTGCGCCATGCTGCGCATGGAAATAGACAGCAAACCCACCGAACTGGATGAGATTGACCGTTCCCTGCGCCAGCTTGAAATCGAACGGCTTTCCCTGGCGAAGGAAACCGATTCCATGTCGCTGCAGCGCTTGGAAAAAATCAAGGAAGAAATCGCGCGGCTGGGCGAGGAAAGCAAGGCGCTCACCCTGCGTTGGGAAAACGAAAAAGGAGTCTTTGAACACGCCAAGGAATTGCGCAGCGAACTGGATTCCCTGAGAAGCCAGGCAGACAAAGCCGAGCGCGAGGGAGACCTGGAAACCACATCCAGACTGAGATGGGGCACCATCAAGGCCAAGGAAGCCGAACTGGCTGAACTCTTGAAAAAACAGGAGGAAAACCCCCGGGAAGAAGCCTTGGTGAAGGAAAAAGTGGACGAGGAAATGGTGGCGGAAGTGGTTTCCAAATGGACAAACATCCCCGTTTCCAAACTGGTGCAAAGCGAGATGGCAAAGCTTCTGGGATTGGAGGAAATCCTCGCCCAAAGGGTCATCGGCCAAAAAGAGGGAATCACCGCGCTTTCCAATGCCATCCGCCGTTCCCGCAGTGGTTTAAGCGACACCAACCGTCCCATCGGCTCCTTCATTTTCCTGGGTCCCACCGGAGTGGGCAAAACCGAACTGGCAAAGACCCTGGCGGCATATCTGTTTGACACCGAAAAAGCCATGCTGCGCCTGGATATGAGCGAATTCATGGAAAAACACTCCGTTTCCAGGCTCATCGGCGCGCCTCCAGGCTACATTGGACACGATGAAGGAGGCTATCTCACCGAAGGTGTGCGGCGCCGTCCCTACAGCGTCATCCTCTTCGACGAGATTGAAAAAGCGCATCCCGACGTGTTCAACATCCTCCTGCAAATCCTGGATGATGGCCGCCTCACCGATGGCAAGGGTCGCACCGTGGATTTTCGCCACAGCGTGATTATCATGACCTCAAACATCGGCTCCCAGGAAATCTTTGAAGCCCAGGATTTGGAATCCGTGCGTCCCCTGCTGATGAACACCCTTAAACAGTATTTCCGCCCGGAATTTCTGAACCGCCTGGACGACATCATCATCTTCCATCGCCTCAGCCGCGAAAACATCCGTCAAATTGTGGAAATCCAGCTTGGCCACCTGGCGGAGCGGGTTTTGGAAAGGGGAATCACCCTGCAATGGACTCCCGCGCTGGTGGATTACATCACCGAAGCCGGGTTCGACCCGCAATATGGCGCCCGTCCGCTCAAGCGTCTCATCCAAAAAGATTTGGAAAACGCCATGGCGAAGGCTGTTTTGGGTGGTTTTACCCAGGATTCGATGAAGCTGGACTATAAAAATGGCGAGGTAATCATCTACTGA